One segment of Papaver somniferum cultivar HN1 unplaced genomic scaffold, ASM357369v1 unplaced-scaffold_137, whole genome shotgun sequence DNA contains the following:
- the LOC113334334 gene encoding uncharacterized protein LOC113334334 isoform X2: MEKHQGQLEVLECARQLVLIDRRVKTERRSHFFLAGFHLNEGNVLQPHAYFVNKSGHIDIATTNLKIAQKSFWLGSGGRYAFMYFHGRFRPDMTTAEAVELAGNAVYFASTKCPHTDFGVQLMIIQPGKEIKTFTLTQEQAERQYTRWLKREKRQLGKFD; the protein is encoded by the exons ATGGAAAAACATCAAGGTCAGTTGGAAGTGTTGGAGTGTGCAAGGCAGTTAGTGCTCATCGATAGGAGGGTAAAGACTGAGCGAAGGAGTCATTTCTTTTTAGCGGGATTCCACTTAAATGAG GGGAATGTACTGCAGCCACATGCCTATTTCGTTAATAAATCTGGCCATATAGATATAGCAACAACAAATTTGAAGATAGCTCAAAAGAGTTTTTGGCTAGGGTCTGGTGGGCGCTATGCCTTCATGTATTTTCATGGCAG ATTTAGACCGGACATGACTACTGCTGAAGCTGTTGAGCTTGCTGGAAATGCTGTTTACTTCGCAAGCACAAAATGCCCTCATACAGATTTTGGGGTACAAT TAATGATCATCCAACCTGGTAAAGAAATAAAGACCTTCACATTGACCCAAGAACAAGCAGAAAGGCAATACACTAGGTGGCTTAAAAGGGAGAAAAGGCAACTAGGTAAGTTTGATTAA
- the LOC113334334 gene encoding uncharacterized protein LOC113334334 isoform X1: METWAWRCVGIQYMMEKHQGQLEVLECARQLVLIDRRVKTERRSHFFLAGFHLNEGNVLQPHAYFVNKSGHIDIATTNLKIAQKSFWLGSGGRYAFMYFHGRFRPDMTTAEAVELAGNAVYFASTKCPHTDFGVQLMIIQPGKEIKTFTLTQEQAERQYTRWLKREKRQLGKFD; encoded by the exons ATGGAAACTTGGGCTTGGCGATGTGTGGGGATTCAATACATG ATGGAAAAACATCAAGGTCAGTTGGAAGTGTTGGAGTGTGCAAGGCAGTTAGTGCTCATCGATAGGAGGGTAAAGACTGAGCGAAGGAGTCATTTCTTTTTAGCGGGATTCCACTTAAATGAG GGGAATGTACTGCAGCCACATGCCTATTTCGTTAATAAATCTGGCCATATAGATATAGCAACAACAAATTTGAAGATAGCTCAAAAGAGTTTTTGGCTAGGGTCTGGTGGGCGCTATGCCTTCATGTATTTTCATGGCAG ATTTAGACCGGACATGACTACTGCTGAAGCTGTTGAGCTTGCTGGAAATGCTGTTTACTTCGCAAGCACAAAATGCCCTCATACAGATTTTGGGGTACAAT TAATGATCATCCAACCTGGTAAAGAAATAAAGACCTTCACATTGACCCAAGAACAAGCAGAAAGGCAATACACTAGGTGGCTTAAAAGGGAGAAAAGGCAACTAGGTAAGTTTGATTAA